In Aspergillus nidulans FGSC A4 chromosome II, the genomic stretch TGCTCGTTACCGAACCGGTTGATGAAGTCGCGGATCTGGTTTCCAACAACGGTCTTAAAGGCAGTTCCACCCCGACCAGAAATAGCCTCGCATTCGTCTGCAAAGAGGCGGTTCAGGATAAAGTACTTGACAAAATCTTCCTTGCAGAGATTGGCCGTCTGCTCGGATCGGACCTTCAGCACTTTGGTCGCCTGAGACTGCGCGATGTCGACCGCCTGACCGAGCAGACTGGACATGTCCAAGACTTGTAGGATCTCATCTTGAGCTGCATGCGGTATATCCCGCGGGCCGGCATTTCCGACAGGCGACTTAGGACTTTGAAGACTTCCCAGTCCACTGGCTATGTCAAggaggactttgacttgGACACTTAGCCGTCGTAAAGATTCGCTAACACCAGTGTACACTTGCGCAAGCATGTTGTATGCATCTTCGGCATCCATAGCCCGGAGGTTACGGGCAAGAATGGACGACTTCTCCTGCGAGCTAAGCTGATGAGATCTGTGAGTAGAAACCGACACCATGGACTCGTTATCGTCGTCATTGCTGCTCGGCATATGTCTGCGAATCAAACTCTTCATTTCACGCAGGATAGCTGTTTTGAATGCCGTCGCAGCCGTTGTGGTATGATGCACGCGAGCTAGGCCAGTGAGATGCAGGCGTAGCTGATATCGAAAATCTTCGCCAACACACATGTATGCTGGCGGCTCGTTAATACTAGAGCGGTGACCCCCACGTTGCCGTGAAAACGAATAGCCCCATCTCTGTACAGTTGCAGTCAATGGAGCACTATCAACATGACGCCTCAGATCGCCGAGGAGTTCGTTCAAGAAACGATTCTCATAGCCCGTGCCAATCTGATATCTCAGACGGTCAAGCTCGTTTGATGCACCCTCTAATGCTTTGAGTCTTCGTAAATCAAGAGTTCTCCGTTGTTCGCCCTCTGCCTGATCAGGAGTATAGTCTCCGGCCATCAGTTTCTCGACCTTTTCGAGGCCATCGGCTGCTTCTTCGATATTTCCGTCTTCGGCCAGCTCCTCACATCGGGTGACGGACTCGACCACGTCTCGAAGCTGGGCAACTGCATCAGCAAGCATGCGGACATTCTCCCTTCGGCGACGTAGGTTAACTATCTTCAATCCTCCCAATGCCATTTCTCGGTCGATCTTTTGAAGGTCTTTCCGCAGGACTTGGATTCGCCGGACAGAatcagcagcctcagcatGCAATTCCCGTAGCGAACCAAGGGCCGTGAAGAAGGATTTGGACGCGGTCGAGATTGAGGATATTAGGTGTATCTCTACAGTATCCATGTACCATGACAATTTCTCCTGTAGTATTGCATTCGTCGCTAGCgcctttctcccagttggcGCAGGCTCAACTATATCCATTTTGTTGTCTTTGCTCGGCGCCTTAGGAGGTGTGACAACCTCTGATCTCTCTGACACTACATCGAAGGTGCGCGGATTTTCAAGACGGAAATCATCCTCAAAGTAAACGGAAGGAATAGTCGATAAAGGCGTGACAGCAGGCGTACGACCACGGTTCGACGACTTCCTTTTGCCTGCGGCGTACGGAGAAGTTGAACGAGAACTGGTCGATACTCCAGATAGCCGGCGTTCAAGATTCCTCGGGCTCAGAGAGTCCTGTCCGTCAGACCTTGGTGACGTCTGACCTCCCCGCGCTAGCTGTGCATCCTGCTCATTgttctcctttgcttcctgaAAGACCTCGTACAACGAGCCCACTTGGGTCAGGTATGGTTCAAATGCTTTTCGATCGATGTGTGGGATGTTCGTCAGTGGAACAGGAGGGATATCGCGAGTGCTCGGAGGTTTGTATCCGCCAGATgcagctgaagaatgagGGACAAGGCCGGTGCGGACGAtaggaggttgaagaagcgtGGAAATGGCTATCCAGTCAGTATGGTACAGTCATCTAGCATATCCCACGTACCATTCTGGCCTGATTCTGCTATCGCTCCATGTCGACTAGAAGGATCAAGCACTCCGCCAATGCTCACAATCGAACTGGCCGTGGACCCTCTCCTCAGGGGGTATCGCTGGGACGAGCCGCGGGGGGATTCAATTTGGTTGAACGAGTACTGGGACAAGGAAGGAGTCGATGCGCCTGATGCTAAGCTGTCAATCGACTTCCGGGGACTCGCGGACATCTCGCCGTCAAACTGGCGACTCAACAGCCACCTAGCTCATTCACTTCACCTCAGCATGACAAGCGCAGCTAGACCGTCGTCTAAGCCGAACGCAGAGCCGCCGATAAGAGGCAGCCAATTGCTTAATTTCAGCAGAACTACAGGCAGCAGGATAGTCGATCAGCAGAGTCTCAGGTCACTGATATCCGCCAACTGTCAAAGCGATAATCGGCTGCTGGCTGAGCGTGGACGCTGCGTAGCTGGCCCCGATTGGGTAAAGCGCAGTAACCCCGGCCAAACGCTAGTCCGCTTTCCATTTGTCGGCAAAATTGATGTTCCGAGGTCGGTACCTGAAAATATACCTTATATGTCAGGCATAAACCACTTAACGCGTGAGACACACGCGACGTGTTCTCGTGTCTTGTCAATTTCTGGAAATTCATTTTGCTACCTCCTCCCTGATTACACTCTACACCCGACATTCTCTCCACCACTCCGCACTGTCATCAGTATGGACAGACGTACACCCTACACGCTGAGCGTGCTCGCTCCCAGCACTGACGGCGCCGATGAATCTCGCACACAAATTCAATCCAAGCTTAGGGAGTTTGTTCTAGAGTTCCAGCTGGACAATGCCTTCATCTACCGGTATGCGGAAAAGATTCGACGAGCCCATTGCAATGCTAACCAGGTTCAGGGATCAATTACGCCAAAATGTTCTCGTCAAACATTATTACTGCGACATCGATATTGCCCACCTGATTTCCTACAACGAAGAGTTGGCCCACAAGCTCACCACCGAACCTGCAGATATTATCCCTCTGGTAAGTAGCCCTCCCTTGGCTGAGTGGCGAAGACTTACTGACATATGATAACTTAGTTTGAGGCAGCTCTGCAGCAATGTACTCAGCGAATTGTCTATCCCTCGCAACGAGATATCGTGCTTCCAACCCACCAACTTCTGCTCCACTCTTCAGCCACTCACATCTCCATTCGCGACCTGAATGCAACGAATATCTCCCACCTTGTCCGTATCCCAGGTATCGTAATCGGTGCCTCAACAATATCCTCCAAAGCAACGACCGTCCACATTCGCTGCAAATCTTGCGATCACGCTGAGAATATCCGGGTCGAGGGTGGTTTCTCCGGCCTTACACTTCCAAGGCGGTGCGGTCGTGAGCGCCAACCCGGTGAAGAGCCCGACACCCAGTGCCCCCTTGACCCATACGTTGTTGCCCACGAAAAGTCCCAGTTTGTGGATCAGCAAGTGCTCAAGCTCCAAGAAGCCCCGGATCAAGTTCCAGTAGGTGAACTGCCACGTCATGTGCTTATATCCGCCGATCGATATCTTGCCAACAGGGTTGTACCCGGCTCCCGCTGCACGGTGATGGGTATCTTCTCCATCTATCAAAagggagggaagaaggacgGTGCTGTAGCCATTCGAAACCCCTATCTGCGCGCGGTCGGTATCACAACAGATCTCGACCATACCGCTAAGGGAAGTTATATCTTttcagaagaagaggagcaggagttCCTTGAGCTTAGCCGACGCCCCGACCTATACGAAGCTCTTGCGAGAAGCATTGCCCCCTCAATATACGGAAACCtggacatcaagaaggctaTCGTATGTCTGCTCATGGGAGGGTCAAAGAAGATTCTTCCCGACGGCATGAAGCTTCGTGGAGATATCAacgttcttctccttggtgACCCTGGTACTGCCAAATCTCAACTGCTGAAGTTCACGGAAAAAGTTTCACCAATCGCCATCTACACCTCCGGTAAGGGTTCGTCCGCTGCTGGTCTTACGGCATCCGTGCAACGGGACCCGGCCACACGTGAATTCTATCTGGAGGGAGGTGCCATGGTTCTTGCAGACGGTGGTGTTGTCTGCATCGATGAGTTCGACAAGATGCGAGATGAAGACCGAGTAGCCATTCACGAAGCCATGGAACAGCAGACGATCTCCATCGCCAAAGCCGGTATCACCACCATCCTCAACTCTAGGACATCTGTCTTAGCTGCAGCCAACCCCATCTTCGGCCGATACGACGACCTCAAGACTCCCGGTGAAAATATCGACTTCCAAACCACCATTCTCTCCCGTTTCGATATGATTTTCGTCGTCCGCGACGATCATGAACGCAGCCGGGATGAGAACATCGCCCGTCACGTCATGGGAGTGCACATGGGTGGCCGAGGCATGGAGGAGCAGGTCGAGGCAGAGATTCCCCTAGAGAAAATGAAACGATACATTAGCTACTGTCGCAGCCGCTGCGCACCCCGTCTTTCACCCGAAGCGGCAGAAAAACTCTCGTCTCATTTCGTTTCGATCCGAAAGCAGGTCCACCGCGCCGAGCTCGACGCCAACGCCCGCTCCTCTATCCCCATAACTGTTCGTCAACTGGAAGCCATTGTCCGTATCACCGAGTCGCTGGCCAAGCTAAGTCTGCAGCCTATAGCAACTGAAGCCCACGTTGATGAAGCTattcgcctcttcctcgcatCAACAATGGACGCCATCACACAGGGTGAGGGCCAGGGCAGCAgagagatgatggaggaggtttCTAAGATCGAAGACGAACTGAAGCGCCGTCTTCCTATCGGATGGAGCACCAGTCTTGCAACTCTGCGCCGCGAGTTTGTCGACGGCAGAGGATACACCGAGCAAGCGCTGAACAGGGCGGTGATTGTGTTGCAGCGCAGGGGGACGATTCAGATTCGATCTGGAGGGTCACAGGTATACCGGCAGGGTGTATAGGCTTCTCTTGGGTTTATAGTTAATTGTATGTTTCTATACAGCATCGGAACGATACTTTGGTTTACGCACAGCGGGGTTAAGGGTCTGGCGTTGGTTGATTTCGATGATATCAGATACTTGATGATAGATAATTCATGACATGAAATCGCACTTTGCAGGCTCATAAGCTGACAACATATCCTAATAACAAAATAAACTAAACAATAATATTGCAGTCCTTTATAAAGATCCGAGCAAAGTCATTGATTTCCGTTTCAAAGAGGTAGTATGTGGTTCCATAATATATTTAAGCATTGTCTGGCATAGCACCATTTGAAGCGATGGAAGAGTTTTTGGATATGCCAATGCTTCGATAGACCTAGCAGACTGAGAGCATCCACTTTCATGGTAGCCTACAGGTTGCGTTTATGCTGAAAAGAAATTGTCCCACCCCGCGTTATCATACCGTCTATATCCGCCTCTAGACGACGACCCCACTATGTAATTGGAGCCATCCCGCATTTCACAGCTTGCATCCCACCTTGACACTTACCAACCTCACCAGTAACTTTCTTTTTGCCATTCTACCTTTACCTTTAGATACTTGTCATTTCTACAATCGATTTCGAATATATCTTAATCGATAAAGTCAAAATGCCTCCTACGATCCGCGTCATCGGCTCTCTAAACGCCGACATGGTCTCCGTAACGCCACGCTTCCCAGACGCGGGCGAAACAATCACCTCTTCTTCATATTTCACAAGTGCAGGCGGGAAAGGCGCAAACCAAGCCGTTGCGTGTGGGCGACTCTCGCGTTCGCAGCCGcaatcctcctctttctcgacAAGCATAAACACTGGCGACGTGAACGTCGAAATGGTTGGCGCAGTGGGAGGACTAGACGGCCACTTTTCCGCACTTCTCAAGCCCACCCTGGAGAAATCCGGTGTCGATACGTCACGCGTGAAGGTTGTGGAAGACGCATATACAGGTGTGGCCGTTATAATTGTGGACTCATCCGCCGGCGGCGAGAACAGGATCTTGTTTTCGCCGGGCGCAAATTACTCGGGGATGCAGGCCGACCCGTCAGTTGTTGGCATGGCGCTTGCGGAGCCAGCTCCGGATGTCATTGTCATGCAGGGCGAGATTCCCACCGAGACGACGGTCGCGATTCTCCGCGAGATCGCGCGGTGGAAGGAACAGCAGCGCGCGGATGGGAAGAGGGGGATTGATGCTGGCCCGGACGTGATGTTTAaccctgcgcctgcgccgcCTGGAGGCTTACCGGAGGATGTGTACAAGGGCGTTGACCACCTTATCATGAACGAGACGGAGGCTGAGCTCATGACACCGGACGAGGACGTGCTGCTGCGCGTTCCGGGCATTGAAAGCGCGCAggacgggaaggagaaggttgcGCGGTACTTCCATAGCCTCGGCGTAAGATATGTGATTGTTACGCTGGGGGCGAAGGGGGTGTGGTATAGTGCTGCGGATCCGGATACTCTAGGGGACCGGGTCGTGAATGAGGTCCCTGCTGCGAAAGTGAGCAGGGTGCTTGATACGACGGCGGCGGGCGATACTTTCGTGGGAGCCTATGCAGTTCAGGCTGCAAGATGGCGTGAGGGAAGGCGCCGGGAAGGAAAGGCTGGGAAGGACCTTGAcgctgaggagaagaagcataGGTACAAAAATGTCATGGATGAGGCGATGGGTGTGGCCACGAGGGCTTCGGCAAGAGGCGTAGAAAGGCAGGGTGCGATGGATAGTATTCCGTGGGAAAATGAGATCTAGCAACTCTACGTCAAGGAGCAGTGTAATTTACGGCCATGGACCCAATATAGAGAATAGAAATAGACCAATTCATCTTAATGTTCACATTGGCAATGCACTTATCATGTCCCAGTCTACGTTTCATTTGGCGCGAAGTAGAGCCAGAGTAGTAACGCCATCGCCAAATGCGAAAATAGCTCCTAAGCAAGCGCTTAAACACAACGAACGCATGCGCTACGACTTGCACTCGTGAAGTGCATGCGATGTAATCCTCTTGGGCATTCACGCTTCTGAACTTAAGCGCTGAATTGCGAATTCAACCCTGGTCTGCGGTGCGAGTGCGACTCCAGCTACGGAGTACGTATCTCAACTACGTACGTAAAGCTATAAGCACGGCCCAGGAAGCGTGCATAGATAAACCGCGAGTAAATCGAGTAATTAGCCTCGATTATCCACGTAGATAGGCTTGATTTAGCATGGCATGGCATGGCCTAGCATAGCATCGCAGAGCATTGGATTGGTTTCAGCTTCGCGCGCGGCGCGAGCACGATGAAACACAAGCCACAGGGCACAGGCTGGCCTGGAAGCGCCGACCCAGCTCAGGCCGTCGCGTGCGCTGGCTAGGGGACTTAAATGAGCCGAGATGTGATAATATTAGGTTTGAAGTCGGTTATGATGGTACTAGAGAAGACGCAATTGTTAATTGCCTCTGACGGGCTCTGGAAGCTGAGATAAACTGGCCAAGGAGTCCGTTCATGAAACTGGCTTGCGCAGGCTGGGATGGCGGGGTACGTGGTTCGCTGGGAACCTTGCCTGCTAATCCAAGCATAATTAAGTTGAGCTGAAGAGCATCGACGCGACGAGGCTTGACTTGACATGTGGGGGACGCGTTGAAGGGATGGAGTGACGGCGAGTCGTCTCGTCAGACCGGACCAGCACGAGGACAGTTTACACCGGTAACTGTACAGAATGCGAGTGGTTGTACAAAGAGAAACACTCTAACAAGATTTTTGGTTATGGAGCACTTGGTCGACAGCTAATAATGGCTGATGAAGGAAATGGTAACGGATGTGAAGCAAGATATAGCAAGATTATACTCTCTATGTCGACTTGTATAGCGAAGAAACAAGATGACGGAGTAGATGTAACGCGCTGGTAATACCAGCCAAAGCGCCGCTTTGAGCGCGTGAATCCCGTGTATTCACACGTAACGATAAAATACCACGGGACGCGCCTGTGTCGATGAAGTGAGGGGAAGGCAAGCAATAATTGGGTCTCGGTGGATGCGATGCCTTGCAGATTCAGGATTGACGATATGAAGATACTACTCGAGTCAGCCTGTCACTAATTAGTCCGCAGCTGGGAGACACGAATTGGAcgcgcttctcctcctccattccaACCAGGTGCCGAGTACTTATATGGGCGAATTCCAGCATCCAGGCTGACTTCATACCATTCCTCTTGAAACCAGTCTCTGCATGTTTCGCCTCCCTTAAACTTAGCACGAGTGCCTCTTTGTGGGATAAATCAGAATCGTCTTGACCGTGCAGGAATTCTCCATAGCGTGCTCAGCCCTTGCTGCGTCTTGACTCCTCGCGCCCTGCTCTCTATATCAACTGACTGGACCTCACTCTCGAACAATACTCAACAATACTCTGCTCCGTTCACTACTAGCAGGTCCTGTCTCTCATTTATCGGATCTCGTTTTCTTCACTGTACAGTTTCATAGAATCCAGACAGTGCACTGTCAATAGAGCTGTCACTTCCTCTCACTTCCTCACTATAAGCCGACCGCCAATCACACCCCACTCTCGCTCCTCCTGCCGCGACCAAAACAAATCCAGAGTCACCATTCCTTCAGCCCACGTCCATCAGTGTCTCTCTCTTCGTATCACAGTTTATCAACATGGCTGCACTCACTATGTCTCCTGCCTCTGTACGACAA encodes the following:
- a CDS encoding ribokinase (transcript_id=CADANIAT00004015) codes for the protein MPPTIRVIGSLNADMVSVTPRFPDAGETITSSSYFTSAGGKGANQAVACGRLSRSQPQSSSFSTSINTGDVNVEMVGAVGGLDGHFSALLKPTLEKSGVDTSRVKVVEDAYTGVAVIIVDSSAGGENRILFSPGANYSGMQADPSVVGMALAEPAPDVIVMQGEIPTETTVAILREIARWKEQQRADGKRGIDAGPDVMFNPAPAPPGGLPEDVYKGVDHLIMNETEAELMTPDEDVLLRVPGIESAQDGKEKVARYFHSLGVRYVIVTLGAKGVWYSAADPDTLGDRVVNEVPAAKVSRVLDTTAAGDTFVGAYAVQAARWREGRRREGKAGKDLDAEEKKHRYKNVMDEAMGVATRASARGVERQGAMDSIPWENEI
- a CDS encoding MCM DNA helicase complex subunit MCM5 (transcript_id=CADANIAT00004014) encodes the protein MDRRTPYTLSVLAPSTDGADESRTQIQSKLREFVLEFQLDNAFIYRDQLRQNVLVKHYYCDIDIAHLISYNEELAHKLTTEPADIIPLFEAALQQCTQRIVYPSQRDIVLPTHQLLLHSSATHISIRDLNATNISHLVRIPGIVIGASTISSKATTVHIRCKSCDHAENIRVEGGFSGLTLPRRCGRERQPGEEPDTQCPLDPYVVAHEKSQFVDQQVLKLQEAPDQVPVGELPRHVLISADRYLANRVVPGSRCTVMGIFSIYQKGGKKDGAVAIRNPYLRAVGITTDLDHTAKGSYIFSEEEEQEFLELSRRPDLYEALARSIAPSIYGNLDIKKAIVCLLMGGSKKILPDGMKLRGDINVLLLGDPGTAKSQLLKFTEKVSPIAIYTSGKGSSAAGLTASVQRDPATREFYLEGGAMVLADGGVVCIDEFDKMRDEDRVAIHEAMEQQTISIAKAGITTILNSRTSVLAAANPIFGRYDDLKTPGENIDFQTTILSRFDMIFVVRDDHERSRDENIARHVMGVHMGGRGMEEQVEAEIPLEKMKRYISYCRSRCAPRLSPEAAEKLSSHFVSIRKQVHRAELDANARSSIPITVRQLEAIVRITESLAKLSLQPIATEAHVDEAIRLFLASTMDAITQGEGQGSREMMEEVSKIEDELKRRLPIGWSTSLATLRREFVDGRGYTEQALNRAVIVLQRRGTIQIRSGGSQHRNDTLVYAQRG
- a CDS encoding vacuolar protein sorting-associated protein 54 (transcript_id=CADANIAT00004013) yields the protein MSASPRKSIDSLASGASTPSLSQYSFNQIESPRGSSQRYPLRRGSTASSIVSIGGVLDPSSRHGAIAESGQNAISTLLQPPIVRTGLVPHSSAASGGYKPPSTRDIPPVPLTNIPHIDRKAFEPYLTQVGSLYEVFQEAKENNEQDAQLARGGQTSPRSDGQDSLSPRNLERRLSGVSTSSRSTSPYAAGKRKSSNRGRTPAVTPLSTIPSVYFEDDFRLENPRTFDVVSERSEVVTPPKAPSKDNKMDIVEPAPTGRKALATNAILQEKLSWYMDTVEIHLISSISTASKSFFTALGSLRELHAEAADSVRRIQVLRKDLQKIDREMALGGLKIVNLRRRRENVRMLADAVAQLRDVVESVTRCEELAEDGNIEEAADGLEKVEKLMAGDYTPDQAEGEQRRTLDLRRLKALEGASNELDRLRYQIGTGYENRFLNELLGDLRRHVDSAPLTATVQRWGYSFSRQRGGHRSSINEPPAYMCVGEDFRYQLRLHLTGLARVHHTTTAATAFKTAILREMKSLIRRHMPSSNDDDNESMVSVSTHRSHQLSSQEKSSILARNLRAMDAEDAYNMLAQVYTGVSESLRRLSVQVKVLLDIASGLGSLQSPKSPVGNAGPRDIPHAAQDEILQVLDMSSLLGQAVDIAQSQATKVLKVRSEQTANLCKEDFVKYFILNRLFADECEAISGRGGTAFKTVVGNQIRDFINRFGNEQRHRIVQVMDADRWDAKDFGESESEVLDRILSASTKDVDTWIDVSKIWVAKEQKPPHSPAVNGSKEKEKTRSAVIDEQKYILSDSALAMMRSIEEYQFLMANIPNMIPDISSGLLESLKLFNSRSSQLILGAGATRSAGLKNITTKHLALSSQALSFIIALVPYIREFVRRHSPPASLMADFDKVKRLYQEHQSGIHEKLVDIMGSRSSIHVNAMRQIDWDSSSRPAGVSPYMETLTKETGTLHRVLSKHLPEMTVIMIMDPVFKSYRDQWTRAFDEAQIKTEVGKQRLHRDAEYFQAKLSKIDGFGDLGERLLELVDKKTTEAPAQESPERSSRQGSPQSQNEAKGQGQH